GTCGGATAGTTGCGGAACAGCCGCCCGCACGCGGGGAGTGAGGCGCTGTCCGTTAATGTTTAGCCGTTATTGCAGGAGTGTCAAGCAGGGATGTCCGGAAAAGAGCGGGCCTGAATGGAGAGGGCGGGTCCGCCGCATGGAAAAGGATTGTATTTTCCGCAGGAGGGCGTATAGCATGGCACGAATGAAGCGCATCGCCGTGTATGCCGGTAGTTTTGACCCTCTGACCAATGGTCACTTATGGATGATCAAGCAGGGGGCGAGGATGTTTGATGAGCTGATTGTGGCCATAGGCGACAATCCGGACAAGCACTACACGTTTTCCCATGAGGAACGCATGACCATGCTGCGGGTGGCGCTTTCCGACATGCCGGACGTGCGCATTGCCGAGTTCCACAACCGCTTTCTGGTGGATTTTGCCAACGAACACGGGGCCACGTTCATGCTGCGCGGCATCCGTTCCACGCAGGATTATGAATATGAACGCGTGATGCGCCATATTAATGCGGACATGGCTCCCAAGGTCTGCACGGTGTTCCTGATGCCTCCGCGGGATACGGCGGAACTGTCCTCCAGCATGATCAAGGGGCTGATTGGCCCGGAAGGCTGGGAAAGCCAGGTAAGCCGCTATGTCCCCCACAATGTATTCGCCATGCTGAAGGAGAAGTACCGGGAAGTTTTCCCGCGTTCCTAGCGGCTTTTGGAGCCGTTATTCGTTGTCCGGAGAGGGAGCCGGAGGACTGGAACGCCTGCGTCTTCTACGGTCCTTCTGCCGGCGCATGCGCTGGATGACGCGGGCTCTCGCGGCGCATCGGCCCGTTTGCATTTGTTCCACCGCGTCGCACAGTTCCCTGCGCGCCAGAAAGCGGTTGAGCTCGCGGGACCTGTCCACGTGGCATTTGACGGCGATTCCCGTGGGGATGTGCTTGAGATAAACGCAGTTGTTGGTTTTATTCACCTTCTGGCCGCCGCGCCCGCTTCCGCGGACAAAGCTTTCCTCCAGATCCTGTTCACGGATGCCCAGGGCTTCCATCCGCTCCTGGAGAGCGGCCAGTTTTTCAGGCCTTACCATAACCGGAGCATTGCAGGGTGTTGACGCGCTGCCGGACCGCATGGACCAGCATTTCCCGGCTGGCGGCTGTCATGGAGCGCAGGCTGACCGCGACGGTTGAGCCGTCCGTCAGGCGGAGGTTCAGGCGTCCGCCTTTCCGGTCCGCAGAACGTATCTGCTGCCAGAAGCACCATTGCATGGCGCGGCGCGCCCGCAGGAAGGGCAGGATTTCCACGCCTACCGGGGTGACGATGACGGCCGCGTGCTTCAGGCAGCGGCTCCCCGCAATCAGGCAGAGGACGGCGGGAACAAGCGCCGCAGCCTGCATGGCCCACAGGGGGGCGGGCAGGTACGGGGTGATCGTATCGTAACCCGTGAGCTGGAGGAAGGCGGCGGTGGCGATCAGCAGGAATCCCGCCGCCAGCAGGACGGAGCCCGCGCGGTTGCGGGTGAAGCGCAGCTCCCTTTCCCGGGCGGGAATGTGCCGGATGTCCTCCACGCCCAGCCCGGCTTTGACCGGGCGGGGGGCGGAGGCGGAAGAATGGAGTTCAGGCTCCGGCATAAACGCCCGGGAGGATTTCCTTCGTTTCTTCGGAATCGTTTTCCATCAGCAGCGTGCCCTGGAGAACGGCTCCGTCCTGGAAGTGGAAGCGGCCGCGCAGGGTCAGCTTGTCCAGCCCGATCAGGGAAGGCAGGCCCAGGCTGTCCAGGGAGTCCACCAGCTTGTACAGCTTGGAGTCCAGGTCCACAACGGGAGTTTTTCCTTCCCGTTCCGGAGCCAGGGCCACCTTGCCGTCTTCATCCACGGCGATGGCGTCCGAACGCAGCAGGAGCAGGTCGGACGTGGTCTTGACGGGGAAGAACCGGGAACGCGGAACGTTGACGGCCCTTGCGCCGGGGAAGCACTCGATGCCCGCGCCCATGGCCGTTTCCAGCTGGTACACCGGGGCGGATTCCGGGTCGCGGGGGTTGAGCGTCTTGCTGTTCCGGATCATGGGCAGAGGGAGCACGCCGCCGTTGGCGTCCAGGATTTCCTTGAGGGCGTCCAGGCGTATCCAGAGCGTGTTGGTATTGAAATAGCGGTGCTTGGAGATGTTCTGGAATTCGGGAATGTCCGCATCCGGGCACTGGGCAACTTCCCGCAGGATCAAGTGGCCGTCCGCCTTCCTGACGGCCAGGTGGCCGCCTTTCTTGTCCGCCTCCGTGCGGCGGGTGACTTCCATGACGAAGGGGGCGCCGCTCTCCGCAAACCAGCGCAGGAAGTTCATGTCAAGCTGTGCGCCCAGATTGTCGGAGTTGGAGACGAAGGCGTATTTGACGCCGTCCGCCAGCAGGCGGTCCAGCCAGCCGGAGCCCAGCAGCGCCGGGTACAGGTCACCGTGGCCGGGCGGGCACCATTCCAGTTCCGGCTGTTCCGGGCAACTGGCCGGGGCGAGCCCGTCCGCCAGGATTTTGGGAACGCGGTTCTGCATCAGCTCCACCTGGGCGGGGTCCGCAAAGCCGTCAGACGCGTATTTCTCCAGGTAGGCCAGCGTATCCGCGCTGGTGGAGAAGGAGTTCATCAGCAGAAGGCGCACGGGCGTGCCGGAGATGGAGCGCAGGTGCTTCACCTGCCGGACGATCAAGTCCAGGAACGTATCTTCACCCTTTACCTTCAGCAGGCTTTTCGCCTTCTGGAGGCCCATGCTCGTGCCGAGGCCGCCGTTGAGCTTGATGCACACGCACTGGGAGATCAGGTCCTTGTCCGCCGCGGGGGTGGAGGCCGTGATGTCCTGCCAGTCCTCCACCTGGTCGGCGGGCTGGATGTCCATTTCCGGAATCATGCCGGAGTGGTTGGAGACGAGAGCTTCGTAACAGCGGGAGAAAGCTTTGACGGCTGCGGCCGGAACGCCGGCGGACTCCATCTTTTCTTCAAAAGGAGTGAACGTACTCATTGGCGGCTTTTGTACAAAATGCCCGTTGGAGGCTCAAGCATTATCAGCGTATCCGGCACGTCCGCGCGCCTTTCCCCCTGTGGGGGCCTTCGGCTTGTTTGGAAGCGATCACCCGGATGCGCCGGTAGTCCGCCACCCATTGGGTGCCGTCCCACAGCTCGTCCCGCAGGGCCTTTTCCATTTCCTCGAAAATCCGGACGCGCCGTTTTTCGTGGAGGCACTTCAGGTCCGCCCAGAAGAACTGGCGCGCCCAGTTGCGCAAGCCGTACGGCCCGTCCTTCAGCGGCGTGGGGCGGTCAAAGTCCATTACCACTTCCGGGCGCAGTCCTGCCTGTTCCAGCATGCTGCGGTATTCTTCCACGGTGGGGAAGTAAAAACGTGTCTTGTACGGGAGGTTCATCCGCTCCAGGCTGGGCCGGAAGGCCTCCCTGATGCGGAGGATGTTGCGGTGGGCCCCAAATTCGCAGATCAGTTTTCCCTGCGGTTTCAAGGCGCGGGAGACGGCTTTCAAAAGAGCCCCGTGGTCCGGTATCCAATGGAAGGCGGCATTGGAAAAAATGACGTCAAACCAGTTGTTCCAGGGCATGAGGCAGGCGTCCAGCACGCGGAAGTCCATGCCGGGATAAAGCTGCCGTGCCTTTCCAATCATTTCCGGGGAGGCGTCCAGCCCGACGACGGAGGTCGATTTT
The genomic region above belongs to Akkermansia massiliensis and contains:
- a CDS encoding methyltransferase domain-containing protein — protein: MDWNADLYENKHDFVAEYGRDLLSNVPENPGQAILDLGCGTGTLTHALLEKSTSVVGLDASPEMIGKARQLYPGMDFRVLDACLMPWNNWFDVIFSNAAFHWIPDHGALLKAVSRALKPQGKLICEFGAHRNILRIREAFRPSLERMNLPYKTRFYFPTVEEYRSMLEQAGLRPEVVMDFDRPTPLKDGPYGLRNWARQFFWADLKCLHEKRRVRIFEEMEKALRDELWDGTQWVADYRRIRVIASKQAEGPHRGKGARTCRIR
- a CDS encoding UTP--glucose-1-phosphate uridylyltransferase encodes the protein MSTFTPFEEKMESAGVPAAAVKAFSRCYEALVSNHSGMIPEMDIQPADQVEDWQDITASTPAADKDLISQCVCIKLNGGLGTSMGLQKAKSLLKVKGEDTFLDLIVRQVKHLRSISGTPVRLLLMNSFSTSADTLAYLEKYASDGFADPAQVELMQNRVPKILADGLAPASCPEQPELEWCPPGHGDLYPALLGSGWLDRLLADGVKYAFVSNSDNLGAQLDMNFLRWFAESGAPFVMEVTRRTEADKKGGHLAVRKADGHLILREVAQCPDADIPEFQNISKHRYFNTNTLWIRLDALKEILDANGGVLPLPMIRNSKTLNPRDPESAPVYQLETAMGAGIECFPGARAVNVPRSRFFPVKTTSDLLLLRSDAIAVDEDGKVALAPEREGKTPVVDLDSKLYKLVDSLDSLGLPSLIGLDKLTLRGRFHFQDGAVLQGTLLMENDSEETKEILPGVYAGA
- the coaD gene encoding pantetheine-phosphate adenylyltransferase, giving the protein MKRIAVYAGSFDPLTNGHLWMIKQGARMFDELIVAIGDNPDKHYTFSHEERMTMLRVALSDMPDVRIAEFHNRFLVDFANEHGATFMLRGIRSTQDYEYERVMRHINADMAPKVCTVFLMPPRDTAELSSSMIKGLIGPEGWESQVSRYVPHNVFAMLKEKYREVFPRS
- a CDS encoding peptide chain release factor family protein: MVRPEKLAALQERMEALGIREQDLEESFVRGSGRGGQKVNKTNNCVYLKHIPTGIAVKCHVDRSRELNRFLARRELCDAVEQMQTGRCAARARVIQRMRRQKDRRRRRRSSPPAPSPDNE